The following nucleotide sequence is from Salinispirillum sp. LH 10-3-1.
GCAGTGGGTCTTGCGCCACGGCTTTGAAGAACGCCGCGTGCGGCGAAAAGTTGCGCTCCTCGCGGCCCAAGGTCGCCGCCAAATCGAAGCGGAAGCCATCAATATGGTAGTGCTCAATCCACAGGCGCAGACTGTCCATCACCATCTTCAACGTCGAGGTCTGGTGCACATTCACCGTGTTGCCGCAGCCAGTGTCGTTGATGAAGTGCGTGCCGTCTTCGGTAAACCGATAAAAACGCGCCGCCGCCAGTCCCTTCTGACTCAGTGTGGTGCCCTCTAAACCCGCCTCGGCGGTATGGTTATACACAACGTCCAGAATGACTTCGATCCCGGCTTGGTGAAGCGTGCGCACCAAGGTCTTCATTTCGGTCACCGCATCAGACACCGCGTAGCGTGGGTCGGGTGCAAACCAGTTTACCGGGTTGTAGCCCCAATAGTTGCTCAACCCCAAGGCTTGCAAACGTGGCTCAGACATAAAGGCGTGGATTGGCATGATCTGTACTGCCGTAATGCCCAAATTTTGCAGGTGCGAAATCACAGCCGGATGCGCCATGCCGAGGTAGGTGCCGCGCAGTTCTGGCGGTACCTCAGGATGGGTTTGGCTGATGCCACGAATATGGGTTTCGTACAAAATAGTGTGTGTCCACGGCGTATACAGCGGCCGGTCACCTTGCCAGTCGAACGTATGATCCACCACCAAAGACTTCGCCATGTGCGGGCCACTGTCGAGCGTGCTGCGTTGTAAGTCATCTCCGGGGGCCAAGGTGTCAAAGCTAGGATGGTATTCCAACACACGGCTCAGGGCCTGCGCATAAGGGTCCAGCAGCAACTTCTTACGCGAGAAAAAGCGTTGTTGTTGTGGCTTAAAAGCCCCGCGTGCGCGATAGCCGTAGGCTTGGCCTGGCCGAATGCCCGACAGATAAATATGCCACACATTACCCGTACGCGTCGTCAGCGGAATCTGCGCGGTTTCATTTTCCTGCTCGTCGAACAAACACAGCGTAATGCCTGTAGCATGTGCACTGTATACCGCGAAGTTGCAACCGTCCGCATCGGGCGCAGCGCCAAGCGGGAAGGGCAGGCCGGGACGGCTGGCGGGCGAGGTGTCTTGGGGTGTCATAATGCGCTGTGATCCGTTACCTGAAAAGATGAAGCAGAGAGGCGCATCATAGCACAGTGTTTTATGAACTCATGCCATTCGCCAAGGGTGAGCGGGTGTTTCCCTGTGGGCCGAATGATGGCGGGTATAAATACCGCGCCCTACATCCAGGGTTTACGCCGTCGCGGTGGTGGCGGGTGTTCACACCTGCCACCAAACCCCAAAACCTACTTCTGCAACTTGAGAACAAGCGTCGCCAACGGCGGTATTCTCACCTGCACGCTATGGCTGAGCCCATCACAGCTTTCGGGCTGGCTGTCAAAACCCTCGCCCACCGCAAAGTTGCCGCCGCCGTAGTACTCAGAGTCGGTATTCAGCAACACCTTGTAGTGTCCTGCCTCTGGCACGCCTAAACGGTAGTGCTCGTGCGGCATGGGGGTGAAGTTGCTGACCACGACGATCAGGTCTGCGGGGTCATGACTGAAACGACAGAAGCTCAGCACGCTGGAGGCCGCATCGTTGTGGTTGATCCAGCGGAAACCTTGCGGTTCATTATCCAGCACATGCATGGCCGGTTCGTCGCGGTACAGGCGATTCAGGTCTTTAACCAGTTGCTGGCAACCACGATGGCGGTCATGGTCGAGTAGCCACCAATCCAGTTGGGTGCTGTGGTTCCACTCGAAAGGCGAGCCGAGCTCGTTGCCCATAAAGTTGAGCTTTTTGCCGGGGTGAGCGTACATGTAGGCGTAGTAGTTGCGCAAGTTGGCCATTTGCTGCCATTCATCACCGGGCATACGGGTCAGTATGGTGCCCTTGCCGTGTACCACCTCGTCGTGTGACAGCGGTAGGACGAAGTTTTCATCAAAGGCGTAGATCATGCTGAACGTCAGGTCGCCATGGTGGTACTGGCGGTGAATGGGGTCCTTCTTCATGTACTCTAGCGAGTCGTGCATCCAGCCCATGTTCCATTTGAAGCCGAAGCCGAGGCCGCCCGCGTAGGTCGGTTTGGACACCCCGGCAAAGGAGGTAGACTCTTCGGCAATGGTAAAACGATCCGGGAACTGCCCATACACACTTTCATTGAAACGCTTCACAAAGGCGATGGCTTCGTAGTTGTGGTTGCCACCATCGACATTGGGCACCCATTCGCCGTCTTCGCGTGAATAGTCGAGGTACAGCATGGAGGCCACAGCGTCGACGCGAATGCCATCAATGTGGAAATATTCCAGCCAGATCATGGCGCTGGAAATCAGAAAATCACAAACGGTATGGCGGCCATAGTCGTAGATGAAGGAATTCCAGTCCGGGTGCCAGCCACGACGCGGGTCTTCGTATTCATAGAGCGCCGTGCCGTCAAAGCGGGCTAAGCCATGCGGGTCGGCCGGGAAGTGCGCCGGTACCCAATCGACGATCACGCCGATACCGGCCTGATGGCATTGGTCGACGAAGTATTTAAAATCGTCCGGTGAGCCGAAACGACTGGTCGGTGCGAACAGCCCCACAGGCTGGTAACCCCAAGAGCCGTCAAACGGGTATTCGCTCACCGGTAACAGTTCAATGTGGGTGTATTGCATGTCTTGGATGTAGGGAATGAGCTGATCGGCCAGTTCGCGGTAATTCAGCGGTGTGCCGTCGGCATGACGCCGCCAGGAGCCGACCTGGATCTCGTAAATGGACATCGGCTGCTGGCGTAGGTCTTTAATTGGGCGCTGCTGCCAGCTCTGGTCTTGCCATTGGTATTGGCTGTGGTCCCACACCACGGAATGAAAGCTCGGATGCTGGGCGTGCTGAAAGCCATAGGGGTCGGCTTTGTGCGGCAAGATGTCGCCCTGCTGCGACTTAATCTCGAACTTGTATTCGGTGCCAGCGGTTAAGCCAGGCACGAACAGGCGCCAATATCCGTCGTGGTGACTCATCATGGGGTGACGACGGCCGTCCCAATGGTTGAAGTTGCCAATCACACTGACGCTGCGCGCGTTGGGTGCGTAAACCACAAAACGCACGCCCGCAATATCTGCGCCATCATCGATGCTGGCGTGACAAAGCTGTGCGCCAAGATTTTTATAGAGTGTTTCCGGTGTGCAGAACAGGTCTTCCATGGTGCGGTTACCGAACTGGTAGGGATCGGTTACCGTCACTTCCTCCGTGCCGTAGCTCACTTTTAAATCGTACGTGAAGGGCTTTTTGCGGCGCGGCAGGGGCAGTTCAAACAAACCTCGATCGTCTTTGCGCTGCATGTTGCCTAAGGCTTTGCCAGACTTTCGCTCAACGACTATGATGGCGGTCGCATCAGGGTACCAAGCTCGCACCAACGTTCCTTTTCCATCAATAACCTGCATTAAGCCGAGATGGTCAAATGGTCGGGCTTCCAGTACGCTGGCAAGGGCGTGGGCAAGTTCCATAGGTGCGATCCTGTCTCTGTCGTTATTATTGATTCATCTGAAGGGGCTGATGAACGATACCGTCGGTTGTTGAAAACGGCGTGTGTTACCCGTTCATACCATTCCTCTCTACAGACTATAAGGCCTGAAACACAATGTGGCGACGTTTGTTGTGGTTAGCGTGCTTCTTGTTAGTACTGTTTAGCATTTTATTGTGGCGTGCGACCAGTCCGACTTGGGTGGAATTAGGCCAAATCAGAACGAATTGGCCCCTCTCTGAACGCTGGTTGATCGATGGTTATGACATCAATTGGGATGTCGAAGAGCGTCGTTGGCGTGTCGTGTATGGCGCCACCGTGATTTGGGAAACGGCTTCGAATAAGCCATGGTTGGGCGCAGCCCTGCAAGCGGCCCCCGTAACTTTAAGGAATGCCGAGCAGGGGTTAACCGGGCGGCAGTTACAGGTGTGTGCCCGCCAGGAGTGGGATGAGCTGCAGCAAGTGGGTAATCGAGTCGAGGCGCTCGGCACACTGTATTGCGGTGATCAGAGTTTTCCCATCCAGTTCACCATCTCAGTCGATGAACAACGCCGCTTAGTATTGAATTGGGAAACCTCTGAACAGGTTGCATTGACCTATCTCGAATCGCCCATGGGTGCAGGGGAGCAAGTATTCGGCTTCGGTATACAATCCATAACGCCCTCATTGGTAGGGCGGCGGGTGCTGGGGCGCGATCAATTGTTCGCCCCAATAGACTCAGAAATGCCAGTATCGGCGGGCAGTGATCGCCCGTTCTCGGTGTATTCCAGCCATAATCGTGGCTGGCTGATTGGCGGCACGGGCACGCGCTTGTTGGACTTAACGCGACCGCAACGGTGGCGGTTAGAGAACTGGTCGGCGCAGGGTGAGGTGGCTTTAGCTGCCGCGCGCTCGCCAGCATTCTTGCTGCCGCGATTGTTTCCAGAGCAAGAGCCCCAAGAGTACCCCGACTGGTTTGGGCGTAACCCACTGTTACCTCTGGGCGGTGAAGTGGCCGCCGATTTTTGGGAGCCGCTGGCTCGCCATGGCGCACCGCTGAGCCTTGTGGTGGCAGACCCGGCAGCATTGGTCGACGAGGTGGGTGTGCCCGAGGTAGTCGGTGCCTTGGTGGATTTGCCGCCTGCCTTAGATACCCTTGCTGGTTGGCGAGAATATGGCTTAGGAAGCATGGTGTCGGCACTGCTGTCGAGTGGGTTGGCGGGTGATCCGATGTCCTACACAATCGTCGGCGGGTCAATTGAAGATCGTGGGCGCTGGCGCACCGAGCCGCGCACCCAAGAACTGTATCTGCGCTGGTTAGAATTAAACACCTTTACACCCGTACTCAGTTTTCACGACACCTTACTTGCCAGCGAGCACTACCATCTATGGGACGAAGACGAGAGCGGCCATATACACGCGGCACGCTTGGCTACCATTCACGAGGCACTGTGGCCTTATCGGCGTCGTCTAATGGCCGCCGTCGTGGACCAGAATATGCCGATGGTCCGACCCATGTGGCTTGAGTTCCCCGATGATCCGGAAACATGGCAGCTGCCACCAAACCAATACATGCTCGGGCCCCATTTGCTGGTGGCGCCGATCTTGCAATCGGCCACCTTAGAGCGCCGAGTGTATTTGCCGGAAGGCGAGTGGACACATCTGTGGAGTGGTCGGGAATGGTTCAGTCTGGGCCAGTGGATTGACGTGGTGGCACCCATGGGTGAGCCTGCGGTCTTTGTGCACGACAACTTTCCGGGGCGTGCAGCTTTACTTAACCGGGCGCATGAGCTGGGTGTGAGCCATTTGATGTCATACTGAACCGGTAGGCGACGGACAGCGGCGACAAAAATTCATGTGAAGCACAATAAATTAATCAGTGGCTTCCTTTGAGTGGCGCGGGATTAACGTTATACTGCCCGCCATAGAATTTTAAGACTAATAAAAGGTAACCCTACGATGAAGCGTATATTGATTGCATTAGCGACATTGGGCTTGGCCACCGCAGTATTGGCAGCCACCGAAGCACACACCAATGCATTGATTGACCGTATTAAGCCCAGCGGTAACGTCTGTGTTGCCGGCGAAGCCTGTGACACCGCGCAGGTTGTAGCCACCTCATCAGGTGCGGGCGCAGCGCGCGACGGCGCGACGGTTTATCAGCAAGCCTGCTTGGCTTGCCACATGACGGGCGCTGCCGGTGCTCCGATTATGGGTGATGCGGCTGCATGGTCTGCTCGAATTGAGAAAGGCATGGAAACCTTGATCGCTAACTCCATCAGCGGTATCGGTGCAATGCCTGCGAAAGGTGGTTGTGCGAACTGCAGCGATGACGAAATTGCTGCAGCGACAGAATACTTGGTAAACAACAGCCGTTAATGACAGGCTGGTAGAAAAAAGGGCCTCGTGCCCTTTTTTTATGTGCAGGATGTACAGACCGTTTAAGAGGCAGCGCCATGAAATACCGTGACCTTCGAGAGTTTATCGCTGGGCTGGAAGCGCAGGGTGAGGTGAAGCGTATCACCCAGTCCGTGAGCCCCAAGTTACAGATGACGGAAATCAGCGACCGCGTTCTGCGCGCCGGTGGTCCAGCGCTGTTGTTTGAAAATCCAACGGGCTTTGACATGCCTGTGTTGACCAACCTGTTTGGTACACCAGAACGTGTGGCCGCTGGCATGGGTGCCAGCAGTGTCAGTGCGCTGCGTGAAATCGGTGAACTACTTGCCTATTTGAAAGAGCCTGATCCACCGAAAGGCATCAAGGATGCGTGGGAAAAGCTGCCCATTTTCCGTCAGGTCATGAACATGGCACCCAAGAAAGTGTCGCGCCCGGCTTGCCAGACGCATGTGTTGATCGGTGATGACGTCGACCTGAGCAAATTACCGGTGCAGACCTGTTGGCCCGGTGATGCTGGGCCCTTAATCACTTGGCCGTTGGTAATTACGCGTGGCCCTGATAAGCCGCGCCAGAATTTAGGTATTTACCGCCAGCAAGTCATAGGGCGTAATCGTGTCATCATGCGTTGGTTGTCGCATCGCGGTGGTGCCTTGGATTTACGGGACTGGCAGAAGAAGTTTCCGGGTGAACCCTTCCCGGTGGCCGTTGCCCTGGGCGCTGATCCGGCGACTATTTTGGGCGCGGTGACGCCTGTGCCCGATAGCTTGTCGGAGTACGCCTTCGCCGGGTTGCTGCGCGGACACCGCACGGAACTGGCGAAAGCCACGCTGCATGACCTCGACGTACCCGCCAGCGCGGAAATCGTACTGGAAGGCTATATCTACCCTGATGATATGGCCGACGAAGGCCCCTTTGGTGACCACACCGGTTACTACAACGAAGTTGACCGCTTCCCGGTATTCACCGTCGAGCGCATGACATACCGCGACCAGCCGATTTACCACAGTACCTACACTGGCCGCCCACCTGATGAACCGGCCATTCTGGGCTTGGCGCTGAACGAAGTGTTCGTGCCTATTTTGCGCAAGCAGTTCCCGGAAATCACCGACTTCTACCTGCCTCCTGAAGGCTGCTCTTATCGCATGGCGGTGGTGACCATGAAGAAACAATATCCCGGTCATGCCAAGCGTGT
It contains:
- the glgX gene encoding glycogen debranching protein GlgX; this translates as MTPQDTSPASRPGLPFPLGAAPDADGCNFAVYSAHATGITLCLFDEQENETAQIPLTTRTGNVWHIYLSGIRPGQAYGYRARGAFKPQQQRFFSRKKLLLDPYAQALSRVLEYHPSFDTLAPGDDLQRSTLDSGPHMAKSLVVDHTFDWQGDRPLYTPWTHTILYETHIRGISQTHPEVPPELRGTYLGMAHPAVISHLQNLGITAVQIMPIHAFMSEPRLQALGLSNYWGYNPVNWFAPDPRYAVSDAVTEMKTLVRTLHQAGIEVILDVVYNHTAEAGLEGTTLSQKGLAAARFYRFTEDGTHFINDTGCGNTVNVHQTSTLKMVMDSLRLWIEHYHIDGFRFDLAATLGREERNFSPHAAFFKAVAQDPLLSRAKLIAEPWDIGPQGYQLGQFPDHWYECNDLFRDTVRAFWRGDGGLLPDFCTRLMGSRDRLQKGIRALSTSINYITYHDGYTLHDLVSYEQRHNQANLEDNRDGHGHNLSANYGVEGPTDDPTINELRQRQKRNLMTTLLLSQGVVHLLGGDELGRTQRGNNNAYCQDNSISWYDWSNPAPEHLAFMQHLIRIRQSSSLFHDLVFSPEQILEEPAHSDAVHWFNTQGEAMSIQDWHNDHGRSIGLVLSSALTDITVGLDSCAERFIWLINSSTQPVRFNFPGDAALEWTVLLDTRHAVPPPVGAPSTFDHYEAAPQSVVLLSQPGALDQ
- a CDS encoding c-type cytochrome is translated as MKRILIALATLGLATAVLAATEAHTNALIDRIKPSGNVCVAGEACDTAQVVATSSGAGAARDGATVYQQACLACHMTGAAGAPIMGDAAAWSARIEKGMETLIANSISGIGAMPAKGGCANCSDDEIAAATEYLVNNSR
- a CDS encoding TIM-barrel domain-containing protein gives rise to the protein MWRRLLWLACFLLVLFSILLWRATSPTWVELGQIRTNWPLSERWLIDGYDINWDVEERRWRVVYGATVIWETASNKPWLGAALQAAPVTLRNAEQGLTGRQLQVCARQEWDELQQVGNRVEALGTLYCGDQSFPIQFTISVDEQRRLVLNWETSEQVALTYLESPMGAGEQVFGFGIQSITPSLVGRRVLGRDQLFAPIDSEMPVSAGSDRPFSVYSSHNRGWLIGGTGTRLLDLTRPQRWRLENWSAQGEVALAAARSPAFLLPRLFPEQEPQEYPDWFGRNPLLPLGGEVAADFWEPLARHGAPLSLVVADPAALVDEVGVPEVVGALVDLPPALDTLAGWREYGLGSMVSALLSSGLAGDPMSYTIVGGSIEDRGRWRTEPRTQELYLRWLELNTFTPVLSFHDTLLASEHYHLWDEDESGHIHAARLATIHEALWPYRRRLMAAVVDQNMPMVRPMWLEFPDDPETWQLPPNQYMLGPHLLVAPILQSATLERRVYLPEGEWTHLWSGREWFSLGQWIDVVAPMGEPAVFVHDNFPGRAALLNRAHELGVSHLMSY
- the glgB gene encoding 1,4-alpha-glucan branching protein GlgB, which translates into the protein MELAHALASVLEARPFDHLGLMQVIDGKGTLVRAWYPDATAIIVVERKSGKALGNMQRKDDRGLFELPLPRRKKPFTYDLKVSYGTEEVTVTDPYQFGNRTMEDLFCTPETLYKNLGAQLCHASIDDGADIAGVRFVVYAPNARSVSVIGNFNHWDGRRHPMMSHHDGYWRLFVPGLTAGTEYKFEIKSQQGDILPHKADPYGFQHAQHPSFHSVVWDHSQYQWQDQSWQQRPIKDLRQQPMSIYEIQVGSWRRHADGTPLNYRELADQLIPYIQDMQYTHIELLPVSEYPFDGSWGYQPVGLFAPTSRFGSPDDFKYFVDQCHQAGIGVIVDWVPAHFPADPHGLARFDGTALYEYEDPRRGWHPDWNSFIYDYGRHTVCDFLISSAMIWLEYFHIDGIRVDAVASMLYLDYSREDGEWVPNVDGGNHNYEAIAFVKRFNESVYGQFPDRFTIAEESTSFAGVSKPTYAGGLGFGFKWNMGWMHDSLEYMKKDPIHRQYHHGDLTFSMIYAFDENFVLPLSHDEVVHGKGTILTRMPGDEWQQMANLRNYYAYMYAHPGKKLNFMGNELGSPFEWNHSTQLDWWLLDHDRHRGCQQLVKDLNRLYRDEPAMHVLDNEPQGFRWINHNDAASSVLSFCRFSHDPADLIVVVSNFTPMPHEHYRLGVPEAGHYKVLLNTDSEYYGGGNFAVGEGFDSQPESCDGLSHSVQVRIPPLATLVLKLQK
- the ubiD gene encoding 4-hydroxy-3-polyprenylbenzoate decarboxylase, with translation MKYRDLREFIAGLEAQGEVKRITQSVSPKLQMTEISDRVLRAGGPALLFENPTGFDMPVLTNLFGTPERVAAGMGASSVSALREIGELLAYLKEPDPPKGIKDAWEKLPIFRQVMNMAPKKVSRPACQTHVLIGDDVDLSKLPVQTCWPGDAGPLITWPLVITRGPDKPRQNLGIYRQQVIGRNRVIMRWLSHRGGALDLRDWQKKFPGEPFPVAVALGADPATILGAVTPVPDSLSEYAFAGLLRGHRTELAKATLHDLDVPASAEIVLEGYIYPDDMADEGPFGDHTGYYNEVDRFPVFTVERMTYRDQPIYHSTYTGRPPDEPAILGLALNEVFVPILRKQFPEITDFYLPPEGCSYRMAVVTMKKQYPGHAKRVMMGVWSFLRQFMYTKFVIVTDDDVNARDWKDVIWAITTRMDPARDTVMVENTPIDYLDFASPVSGLGSKMGLDATHKWPGETSREWGRPILMDQQVKDEVDLIWPELDL